CCGGCGGGTATGGTAATACGGATTTGTTTACCATTGATTGTGAGTGTGCGCTGATGTGTAGTGTAGGCCTCTCGTAAACTCAAATGCAACTCAGCCTCAAAATCCTGGCCCCGAAAGCGCGTTTGCCGGCTACGCCCCCTAGCCCCGCCTGAACCAAACATAGACTCAAAGAATTCTGAAAAGTCGCCGCCTCCAAAACCTTCATAACTTCCTCCCTGGAATCCTCTACCACCGCCAGCATATTGTTGCTGCTGTCGTGCTTGCTCAAACTGCTCGGCATGCTGCCAGTCTTTTCCATACTGGTCATACTTCTTGCGCTTTTCAGGATCGCTAAGCACCTCGTTTGCTTCATTGATCTGCTGAAACCGTTTATGCGCCTCCTGATCGTTTGGATTAAGATCAGGGTGATGTTTCCGCGCGAGCTTTCGGTAGGCTTTCTTTATATCGTCTGTACTGGCATTCTTACCAACGCCTAAGATTTGATAATAATCAACAAACTCCATAAGCCGCTTTTTAGTTATATAAACCGGTGGTATGGATGTAAAAATCAGGCCAATGGAGAGAGTGGAGGACAGTTGGCAGTTGATAGCTGGCAGATGACAGAGGATAGAAAATACAGGATACTGCCAGCTGCCCTCTGTCATCTGTCAACTAATCTTCATTATTGAAAGGCAAAACGAAACTTTAATGTTTTTTCAATCTTGATCTTGTCAGATGGGAAAACTTCACTTCCCAGCTTAAGAGGATCAGATTTGCTACCCAACAGCATAGTCAATTTTTGAAACAACTCCTCATATGGATTCTTAGTAGCATCGGACGCTTCAACAATTTGAGTGATAGGCCCTAGTTTTCGACCTGCCAGTTGTGCCAGGCGAGCCGCCTTTTGCTTACCTGCATCAATCAGCTTCACATCGAGCTTTTCATAAAAAGAAGCTATGTCGGGGTGACTAATTTTTACTACGCCACCTTCTACATCTGAACGATTGCCAATGGCAGTAAGGAAGCTATGTAGTGAATCGCGACTGTTAAACCGAAGGTTTAAGGCATAATCGTCATTAATAGAATAGCGACTATAATTATTCAGCATGTATTTATCTGCACCAGCTATATAATTCATCAAGGAAGTATAAGGGAGCAGCTCGCCGCCATGAGCAAGGGCTAATGCCTTTACTTGCTCCAGCTTCTCTTCGCGGGTTAACACCTTGGGCTTTGGAGGGGCTTTAGGCTGCGGCACCGGTTTGGCTTTGTTTTTTGGAGTGGGCGCCGCATAGGCAGCCGTGTCAATAGCTGTAGTTACATCCATATCCTCATAGCTCTCTTCTACTTTAATGTAATAGTACCATTCTTTGGGCTCAACCATCAACGTGTCTTTTACCGTTACTTCTACATATTGGTCTTGTGCTTGGGCCAGCGCGCCGCAAAACAAAAAAGCACTAAACAGGAGTCCTCTTTTTTTCATAGCAGGTATTTTGCGCAAGCTAAACAGATAGCCACACCTGCGTTCATAGACCTGTTTGAGCTGTTTTATTTTTTGAATGAACTACCTAAAACGTATGTTTTGGCTAAGTAGAAAACTATTGTTTAAATGAACGCTCGTAATACAATTGTACTAGCCCTTTCTTAAAATGTTTCACACTAATCAATTGCAACATTTGCTCTTGAAAACCTTCCTTGAATAAGCGTACACCTTTGCCCAATAAGATGGGAATAATTGATATATAAAACGCATCGACAAGGTTTTCTTGTAGCAACGTATGTATTACTTCTGCTCCTCCATCTATAAATATGTTTTTTCCATCCTTATGCTTCAAGTGGCGTATGAGCTCTTTTACATCGTCGGTATAAAAAGATATGTTTGCAACAGCAGATCTTGGTGTGCGGGTAATGATATAGGCTTCTTTATCTGCATGTGGAAATTCTGATACCTGGCGCATCACCCAATCATAAGTTTTCCTTCCCATCACTACGGTATCAACAGTTTGTATAAAATCACTGTAGCCGTAATCTTCGCCTTCTTGTTCTACTATGGATAGAAATGACAAATCATCGTTTGACTTAGCAATGTAGCCATCCAGGCTGCAGGCAATGTATACAACAACTTTTCTCATATCAGGTCTGTGTTTGGTGAACGGGTTGTTAGCGCAGGTATAATATAACCGTTACAGAAATAATTATACCTCTAAAAAAACACCAGCCACTCCCTAAAACTAATCATTTTTACACAAAGAAGCCCAGCCAAAAGGCCGGGCTTTCTCTTCTATTCTAAAACGCCCTTATTTACTTCCGCACCAGTTTAAACGTCTTGGTGACGGTGTTGGAGGGTCTGGACTTTGATGCTACGGTTATAGTAACGGTACCCACTTCATTGAAAGGGATGTTGGTAATGGTAACATGCTGCGGCGAAGTTGTAGTAGTATAGTTCTGAGAAAAAACCACTGCATTGTCTAAATCCTGGCGATAGACCACATTTACTGTCACGCCTTGAGGCGGCATCTTACTTAATACCAGCACTTTGAAATCGTAGGTAGTACCTAGGGCGCGGGCAATGGCAGAGCCCGCATCCGGATCCAGTGCCACCACCAGGTTTTGCTCGCCCAGATCATCACCGCCCAAATCTCCATAACAGCTGGACAGCCAAAAGGCTAACAGGCCAGCAAAAAGAGTTCTTATTAATAGTTTCATTGTTGTCTACAGGATTAGAGTTTAATAATAGATTGGGTAATTGTCTGGTTTCGGGTAAGATCAGTGATCCTGACCTGGTATATACCGGCACTCAGACCTTGCACGTCAATGGTGTTTTGAGTACCTACCAACTTGCTATTATACACGCGTTTGCCAAAGCTGTCAAAGAGTTGTAAAAAGAGTGGGTGGCTGCTCTGGTTTTTCACTACCAGTTGTTTCACCACAGGGTTGGGGTAGATAGTTACAACACCATTCCACACTTCTGGATTGTCAATACGGGTAGCTACGAAATTGTAAGGCGCTGAAATTGCTGAACAACTGCCAGACGTTGCTACCACACTATACACTCCCGAGGCCTGTACACGGTGGGTTTTACCGGTGGCACCCTGAATTAGTGTTGAGTTCAAGTACCATTGGTTACCGTTGGTGGCCGACGAGGTCAAAATGTTTCCAGTGGCCGTAATGGTAGGTACAGATGGTACAGGATTCACCGTAACAACTACAGGAGCCGACAACGCCGATACACAACCGTTTTCTTTGTATTGTACTGCGTAAGAGCCGCTAGCGGTAGCTGTATACGTGCGGTTGGTTTCCCCAGAAATCGCCACGCCATCCTTAAACCACTGGTTATTTACAACGGCGGCGGAAGATTGCATTTGCAGGTTTCCACCTTCACAGAAAGTATTGGGGTCGTGGAAAGTAATAGTGGGTGCGGCTAAGCTGTTTATAGTTAGGGTAGCTGATGCAGATGTTACACTTCCACAATCGCCAGCAATTACAACATCATACGTACCGGCGTCAGCTGCGCTAACGCTACTAATAGAATAGCTATCATTTGTAGCGCCTTGAATAGCTACTCCATTTTTGCGCCATTGGTAGCCCAGTACTGATCCATTAACTGCCACAGTGAATCCGGCACTTCCAGTACAAAGTGTCGCACTAGCAGGCTGACTTGTAATAACAATCGGATCTCTCAAGCTTAACGCCGCAACTGGCGAGGTCGCTGTTCCACAGGTGCCTGTCACTACCACATCATAATTACCGGCTTGAGCAGATGCAGTGTTAGAAATCGTATAACTAGTGCCGGTAGCATTCGTGATATTGTTGCCATCTTTACGCCACTGGTAAGACAGATTACTACCGGTAGCTGTAACAGTAAATGTAGTGGAAGCACCTGCACACACCGTTTGTGATGCGGGTGGGGCAGTAATTGCTGTAGCAGGGTTAACAGTAAGCACAGCAGCTGAAGAAGTAACAACGCCACAATCGCCTGTTACCACCACATCATAACCGCCAGCATTATCAGCACCGATAGCCGCTATTTCCAATTCACGATCAGTAGCACCGTTTATATCTATGCCGTCTTTGCGCCATTGATAACTCAGGTTTGCACCCGTAGCTGCAACAGAAAAAGTAGTAGTAGCTCCTTCACATTTTACCTGGCCTACAGGCTGGGTGGTAATAGCTGTAGAAGGGTTGACGGTAATCGTAAAAGTCTTCGATGGGCCAGAAGCAACACCTATAAAGTTGCCAAATGCTGTAGGAAGCTCCCCTACAGCCATATTCATTATAAATGAATTATCGGCTGTATTAAAAACAGATATGGTATTAGATAAGGTGCTATGGACAGAAAAATTAGCAACATATAGCTTGGAACCGTCTTGAGAAACCGAAATACCGTAAGGACTTTCCAAAAATTCATTAATGGTTGCCATGACTGTATTAGTAGATGCATTAATGACCGATACACTATTATCGGATCGATTCGCTACATAAACTTTTGTACCATCAGGGGAAACAGCAACACCTGTAGGCTTATTTACTCCAAGTATGGTGGCAACCACAGTATTACTTGCTGTACTGATAACTGATACGTTATCGGCATTTAAAACGTAGACTTTACTATTATCGGAAGAAACAGCGATACCCAAAGGATTAGATCCTGCCGGAAGTGTTATGTTACTTACATTATAATTGGTTGTATTAATAACAGATACCGTATTACTAGCATAATTTGATACATAAACCTTTGTACCATCAGGGGAAACAGCAATACCCGTTGAATTACTTCCAGTAGGTATGGTGGCAACCACAGTATTACTTGCTGTACTGATAACTGATACGTTATTAGAAACCTCATTTGATACATATACTTTAGTGTCATCGGGAGAAACAGCAATACCAAAAGGTCTAACACCTACAGGTACCGTTGCCATAACGGTATTGTCATTTGTGTTAATAATTGAAACCTCGTCTTTGTCGACGTTAGCTATATAGACCCTAGAGCTAGACCTACTTGCAGCAACACCATCTGGAGGACCCTGTATTGGAACGGTAGCTACTATATCAACAGCAACCGTATTGATAACTGATATCGTATTCCCAGAATTATTTGACACATACACTTTTGAGCCATCCGGGTTAGCAGCAATGCCTGTAGGCCTATCGCCTACACGAATAGTAGCAGCTACCGTATTTGTAGCGGTATTAATAACAGTTACATTATCAGAACCTGTATTAGCTACATACACTTTAGAACCCCTTACAGCAATGCCCCCGGGAGCATCACCTACTCCAACAGTAGCTTTAACGGTCCTAGTCGCCGCATCTATTACAGTAACATTGTCATTGTCATAGTTCGCTGTATAGATCCTGGTGCCATCTGAAGAAACAGCAATATCCATAGGTCGCGTTCCTGCAGGAAGTGGTATAGTAGCGGCAACAGTATTAGTAGCTGTATTAATAACCGATACAGAGCTGGAGTTGTAATTGGCAACATATACTTTAGTGCCATCTGTAGATATAGCAAGGCTATAAGGAATAGCTCCTACAGGAATATTCATTACACTATTATCGGCTGTATTAATGACAGATACCGTATGAGAAGCAGAGTTAGATACATAGACTTTTGAACCATCGGGAGAAACAACAACGTCATAGGGTTCATTTTGAACAGTTACATTAACTCCACTATTGTCAGCCGTATTGATGATCGATATATTATCTGAAACCAAGTTAACTACATACAGCTTAGTTCCATCGGGAGAAACAGCAATACCACGAGAGCTTGAGGCACCCGCAGGTAAGGGAATGGTAGTTCTGGCGTTAGTTGCCGTATTGATTACAGATACTACATTTGCCAATTGGTTAGCTACATATAGTTTAGTGCCGTCCGAAGAAAAAGCCATACCGCTGGGAGAAGTTCCCCCTCCTGCATCAATAGTTGCCGCAATAGGGTTAATATCCACACCCAGAACAGAAACACTGTTACTGGCAAAATTGGTTATATAAGCATATTCATTTGCCGGCGCTACTGTGATGGTACTGGTTATAGGTGCTGTACTATTGTTGACAGCTGTAAAGGCAGGTAAGTTCCCACTTCCATTAGCCGCCAGGCCAATAGCCGGATTACTATTGCTCCATATATAGCGAGCACCTGGGGTGCCGGTAAAAATGGTGGAGGTAACACTAGCTCCGTTGCACACTACCTTATTAGCGGGCTGGTCTACGGTAGGACCTTGTGCGTAGACGCTAGTTAGGGTTAACAAAACAATTAAAAAGAATAAAATTCTCTTCATGAATTAGCTGTATTTAATAAAATAAAAAGTAAAAATAGGCTCAACAGCAGCGGCTATCCTTACCTATAAATTAGATTACGTAGTACTACTAGGAGAGCTGCGAGGTGTGAGTTATGAGCTGCGAGATGAGTCGACAGTCGACAGAAAGAAAGTCAATAGTCAATAAGTCATAGATTATTGAATGAGTAAGGAGTCAGTAATGAAGGATAGTAGGACAATTATAGGAAGAGGGTAGAAGTTACAGCGAAGAATATCCTCTGTAAGTGACCACAGATTAGCAGGATTGATAATAGATGCAGGAAATGCTAGTGCAGAAGGTTCCTGTGCGTGGGTGCTCCCCTTTAGGGGCCGGGGGAGTGCGTTAGCCTACTCACCACTGACCACTCACCATTCACGAGCCTGGCTTCTGCCGCGCCGCACTACCTATCTTCCTGGTCTCTTGTACCTCTCCTGTACCTAGTCTGTACCTCTCCTGTACCTCTTCTGTAGGTAAGTCCGTACCAACTGCACAGATAAAGCCCTCTACCTGCCTTCGACATTCACTACTCCTCCTACCATCCTCCTATACTGCCCCAACCAGCATCCATAAATCATGTAGAAAAAACGTAATGTAATTACCTAAGAATCAATCCAAAGTGAAGAATCATAAAGCTACACAATAAACTCCTGAAGGGGAAAGCAGATGCTGAAACGAATTACGCCTGACAGCGAGCGACATGAAGAATAGAAGTCTGGTTGAGAACGGAAGGTTGTAACCAGAAGCCTGCCACCTAAAATCTTGAAATTAGAAATCTTCAAATTTTAAAATCCTTTCTCAAAACCATCCACTCATCCATTCCATTTTGCTACCGCTCAGTTTATTGGTAAGTTTAATGCCTCAAATCAGCATGCATGAGAAAACTTGTTATTGCACTGGCTGTGGCCTCCGTATCTGTGGGAGCTGCAGCTCAAAAAGTCTCCCTGGACCAGTTTAAGAACTGGAAACCCCGAAACATAGGACCAGCCGGTATGAGTGGCCGTGTTACCGCTATTGACGTTGTAGTCAACAACCCAGACACCTGGTATGTTGGCGGTGCCTCAGCCGGTGTATGGAAAACCACTAACGCAGGTGCCAGCTGGCAGCCCGTATTTGATGATCAGCCCACACTAAACATTGGCTCTATTGCCATTCAGCAAAACAATCCCAATATTGTTTGGGTAGGTACCGGTGAGGGCAACCCGCGCAACTCGCTTAACATTGGCGAAGGCATCTATAAGAGCATGGATGGCGGTAAAACCTGGCGCCGCATGGGCCTGGAAAAAACCCGCAACATTCACCGTATTATCATTGATCCCATCAATCCTAACACAGTATATGCCGGTGTGATTGGCAACCCCTATGCAGAGCATCCCGAGCGCGGTGTATACAAAACCACCGATGGTGGCGAATCCTGGACCCGAGTATTGTACACTAACGATTCCAGTGGTGTAGGTGATATGGCCATGGACCCTTCTAACCCCAACAAGCTGATTGTAAACATGTGGCAGCACCGCCGCACGCCTTACAGCTTTAAAAGCGGCGGCCCTGGCAGTGGCTTATACATTACTATGGATGGTGGCCGCAACTGGAAAAAGCTGGGTAAAGCAGATGGCTTGCCAGCTGGCGACTATGGTCGTATTGGTATTTCCTTTGCCCGCAGCATGCCTAGCCGCGTGTATGCGATGGTTGAGGCTACTAAGAACGGCTTTTACAAAAGTGATGATGGCGGCTCTACATGGGAGCTGGTAACAGCCGATCCAAAGATCGTTACTAACCGTCCATTCTACTTCCAGGATATTGCTGTTGATACGAAAAATGAAAATCGCATTTATAGCATTCACGATGTGGTAGAAGTAAGTGAAGATGGCGGTAAAACCTTCAACACTATGCTACCCTATTTTGGTATACACCCTGACCACCACGCCTGGTTTATACACCCCGATAATCCTAACTTCATTTTAGATGGTAATGATGGAGGTATGGGTATTTCCAGAGACCGCGGTAAGAACTGGGTGTTTGATGAAAAGCTACCCTTTGGCCAGTTTTATCATATCAACGTTGATAACGAAATCCCATACAATGTAATGGGCGGTATGCAAGACAATGGTAGCTGGCATGGACCAGCCTATACCTGGACCAACGGCGGTATTCGCAACTACTACTGGAACAATGTAGGCGGTGGTGATGGCTTCGATGTAATGCCTGATGCTGAAGATGCTTCTTGGGTATACAGCATGAGCCAGCAAGGTAATGTAGGCCGCATCAATTACAAAACTGGCGAGCGTTGGTTTATCAAACCACCCGTAACGG
This genomic interval from Flavisolibacter tropicus contains the following:
- a CDS encoding DnaJ C-terminal domain-containing protein, translated to MEFVDYYQILGVGKNASTDDIKKAYRKLARKHHPDLNPNDQEAHKRFQQINEANEVLSDPEKRKKYDQYGKDWQHAEQFEQARQQQQYAGGGRGFQGGSYEGFGGGDFSEFFESMFGSGGARGRSRQTRFRGQDFEAELHLSLREAYTTHQRTLTINGKQIRITIPAGVENGQRIRLKGHGEQGVNGGPAGDLYITFQINDDPVFKRSGSDLFATIDLDLYTAVLGGEATIDTLSGKIKLKVAPETQNGTKVRLKGKGFPVYKQEGQHGSLYITYQIKIPTGLSERERELFTELSKLKK
- a CDS encoding SIMPL domain-containing protein, producing the protein MKKRGLLFSAFLFCGALAQAQDQYVEVTVKDTLMVEPKEWYYYIKVEESYEDMDVTTAIDTAAYAAPTPKNKAKPVPQPKAPPKPKVLTREEKLEQVKALALAHGGELLPYTSLMNYIAGADKYMLNNYSRYSINDDYALNLRFNSRDSLHSFLTAIGNRSDVEGGVVKISHPDIASFYEKLDVKLIDAGKQKAARLAQLAGRKLGPITQIVEASDATKNPYEELFQKLTMLLGSKSDPLKLGSEVFPSDKIKIEKTLKFRFAFQ
- a CDS encoding dihydrofolate reductase family protein, coding for MRKVVVYIACSLDGYIAKSNDDLSFLSIVEQEGEDYGYSDFIQTVDTVVMGRKTYDWVMRQVSEFPHADKEAYIITRTPRSAVANISFYTDDVKELIRHLKHKDGKNIFIDGGAEVIHTLLQENLVDAFYISIIPILLGKGVRLFKEGFQEQMLQLISVKHFKKGLVQLYYERSFKQ
- a CDS encoding beta-propeller fold lactonase family protein gives rise to the protein MKRILFFLIVLLTLTSVYAQGPTVDQPANKVVCNGASVTSTIFTGTPGARYIWSNSNPAIGLAANGSGNLPAFTAVNNSTAPITSTITVAPANEYAYITNFASNSVSVLGVDINPIAATIDAGGGTSPSGMAFSSDGTKLYVANQLANVVSVINTATNARTTIPLPAGASSSRGIAVSPDGTKLYVVNLVSDNISIINTADNSGVNVTVQNEPYDVVVSPDGSKVYVSNSASHTVSVINTADNSVMNIPVGAIPYSLAISTDGTKVYVANYNSSSVSVINTATNTVAATIPLPAGTRPMDIAVSSDGTRIYTANYDNDNVTVIDAATRTVKATVGVGDAPGGIAVRGSKVYVANTGSDNVTVINTATNTVAATIRVGDRPTGIAANPDGSKVYVSNNSGNTISVINTVAVDIVATVPIQGPPDGVAASRSSSRVYIANVDKDEVSIINTNDNTVMATVPVGVRPFGIAVSPDDTKVYVSNEVSNNVSVISTASNTVVATIPTGSNSTGIAVSPDGTKVYVSNYASNTVSVINTTNYNVSNITLPAGSNPLGIAVSSDNSKVYVLNADNVSVISTASNTVVATILGVNKPTGVAVSPDGTKVYVANRSDNSVSVINASTNTVMATINEFLESPYGISVSQDGSKLYVANFSVHSTLSNTISVFNTADNSFIMNMAVGELPTAFGNFIGVASGPSKTFTITVNPSTAITTQPVGQVKCEGATTTFSVAATGANLSYQWRKDGIDINGATDRELEIAAIGADNAGGYDVVVTGDCGVVTSSAAVLTVNPATAITAPPASQTVCAGASTTFTVTATGSNLSYQWRKDGNNITNATGTSYTISNTASAQAGNYDVVVTGTCGTATSPVAALSLRDPIVITSQPASATLCTGSAGFTVAVNGSVLGYQWRKNGVAIQGATNDSYSISSVSAADAGTYDVVIAGDCGSVTSASATLTINSLAAPTITFHDPNTFCEGGNLQMQSSAAVVNNQWFKDGVAISGETNRTYTATASGSYAVQYKENGCVSALSAPVVVTVNPVPSVPTITATGNILTSSATNGNQWYLNSTLIQGATGKTHRVQASGVYSVVATSGSCSAISAPYNFVATRIDNPEVWNGVVTIYPNPVVKQLVVKNQSSHPLFLQLFDSFGKRVYNSKLVGTQNTIDVQGLSAGIYQVRITDLTRNQTITQSIIKL